One window of Inquilinus sp. Marseille-Q2685 genomic DNA carries:
- a CDS encoding YdgA family protein — MHRLAPALLGAVLVLAAGPAFAQATAEGAAALQKGLTGILTPTLATAGLGEPIFEGSWTVEPAGAEYRVTGPALALALRDDADGRKRVVRIRCDGDRYTATAGNGQAYRLKGETPLRCEIRPGGGEPPVTITSRTRHAELTVDLAASLLTASTDESEGVTVTEGDKTQLAVHRLSLTSATTPRPGSTHQDIALQLEAEGLSAGDPAAGDGVTLGRLRYAGRLEDVDAAALRDRTWRVIAFALDAARRDPQAPPPPNVERKLDVLMRQVLELVGSASQTQLELTDLQGGGDDTTVGFESLTVGGGYRGLDRAAPGRGLGGDVALELRGLKVADAPTKAKPGSLSIDRVGLSGALTPTAGGPTAGAALTLDVDKVSFTLTEEPPPGGTPSEARFDLGKARYALSAQGLDVAGLIAVIGGFESLLAKHGDDAPPAEDLSPVLARVRTTVAALSQYGAEIGLSDLRLRTPDVNLAIGAVGYGETYAGLDGDQAGYGLRLALDDLTLDPGLPFGDWVPRQARIDIALKDIPSRSVQALFWEGVEAAIQADQRHDGDPALPDGDQAFDEAMQRIVDRLLQSDARLSIDSFRITAPKGAIDLGGGGTVDPRAAFGVTARAKLQVAGLDDFVKFLQTQPDGADAAAGITIFQMLGHEAKTAEGRPARDYDLVVDPAGRMLVNGTDLAAVMPK; from the coding sequence ATGCACCGTCTCGCTCCGGCCCTGCTCGGCGCCGTCCTCGTCCTGGCCGCCGGCCCGGCCTTTGCCCAGGCGACGGCGGAAGGCGCCGCCGCCCTGCAGAAGGGCCTGACCGGCATCCTGACGCCGACCCTGGCGACGGCCGGGCTGGGCGAGCCGATCTTCGAGGGAAGCTGGACGGTCGAGCCGGCCGGGGCGGAGTACCGCGTCACCGGTCCCGCCCTGGCGCTGGCCCTGCGCGACGACGCCGACGGCCGCAAACGGGTGGTGCGGATTCGCTGCGACGGCGACCGCTACACCGCCACGGCCGGGAACGGGCAGGCCTATCGGCTGAAAGGCGAGACGCCGCTCCGCTGCGAGATCCGCCCGGGCGGGGGCGAGCCGCCGGTCACGATCACCAGCCGAACCCGCCATGCCGAGCTGACCGTCGACCTCGCCGCGTCTCTGCTGACCGCCTCGACCGACGAGTCCGAGGGCGTGACGGTGACCGAAGGCGACAAGACGCAGCTCGCCGTTCATCGGCTGAGCCTGACCAGCGCCACCACGCCGCGGCCCGGCTCGACCCACCAAGACATCGCCCTGCAGCTGGAGGCGGAAGGCCTGTCCGCCGGCGATCCCGCGGCCGGCGACGGCGTCACGCTGGGCCGGCTGCGCTATGCCGGGCGGCTGGAGGATGTCGACGCCGCGGCGCTGCGCGACCGGACGTGGCGGGTGATCGCCTTCGCCCTCGACGCCGCCCGGCGCGACCCCCAGGCGCCGCCGCCGCCGAATGTCGAGCGCAAGCTGGACGTGCTGATGCGGCAGGTGCTGGAGCTGGTCGGCAGCGCGTCGCAGACCCAGCTGGAGCTGACGGATCTGCAGGGCGGCGGCGACGACACCACGGTCGGCTTCGAGTCGCTGACCGTCGGCGGCGGCTATCGCGGGCTGGACCGCGCCGCCCCGGGTCGCGGCCTGGGTGGTGACGTGGCCCTGGAGCTGCGCGGCCTGAAGGTCGCGGACGCGCCGACCAAGGCGAAGCCGGGCAGCCTGTCGATCGACCGGGTCGGGCTGTCGGGCGCGCTGACCCCCACAGCCGGCGGGCCGACCGCCGGGGCGGCGCTGACCCTCGATGTCGACAAGGTGTCCTTCACCCTGACCGAGGAGCCGCCGCCGGGCGGCACCCCGTCGGAGGCGCGGTTCGACCTCGGCAAGGCCCGGTATGCGCTGTCGGCCCAGGGCCTCGACGTCGCCGGCCTGATCGCGGTGATCGGCGGGTTCGAGTCGCTGCTGGCCAAGCATGGCGACGACGCCCCGCCGGCCGAGGATCTGTCCCCCGTGCTGGCCCGGGTCCGGACGACGGTCGCCGCGCTGTCGCAATACGGGGCCGAGATCGGCCTGAGCGACCTGCGGCTGCGGACGCCTGACGTGAATCTCGCGATCGGCGCGGTTGGCTATGGCGAGACCTATGCCGGGCTCGACGGCGACCAGGCCGGCTACGGGCTGCGCCTGGCGCTGGACGATCTGACGCTCGATCCCGGCCTGCCCTTCGGCGACTGGGTGCCGCGCCAGGCCAGGATCGACATCGCGCTGAAGGACATCCCCAGCCGCTCGGTCCAGGCGCTGTTCTGGGAGGGCGTCGAGGCGGCCATCCAGGCCGACCAGCGGCACGACGGCGACCCTGCGCTGCCGGACGGCGACCAGGCCTTCGACGAGGCGATGCAGCGGATCGTCGACCGGCTGCTGCAATCCGACGCCCGCCTGTCGATCGACAGCTTCCGCATCACCGCCCCCAAGGGGGCGATCGACCTCGGCGGCGGCGGCACGGTGGATCCGCGGGCGGCCTTCGGCGTGACGGCCCGGGCGAAGCTGCAGGTCGCCGGGCTCGACGATTTCGTCAAGTTCCTGCAGACCCAGCCCGACGGCGCGGACGCCGCCGCCGGCATCACCATCTTCCAGATGCTGGGGCACGAGGCCAAGACCGCCGAGGGCAGGCCGGCGCGCGACTACGACCTCGTGGTCGACCCCGCGGGCCGCATGCTGGTCAACGGCACCGACCTCGCCGCAGTGATGCCGAAGTGA
- a CDS encoding DUF2125 domain-containing protein has translation MTRAISLLLGTAPLWLAGSALAQAAPDAAALRDGLNEMLKPILGIQVQQQPLFTGPVTVEPAGSGTTVVFPGIDLTLKGGEKGPKSVAVHCDAQTYRASPTGGATWRLESDQPLTCVAEPEGEPRVTLSSRALQAHFVVDLDQKLFTEGEWRAQATALVQEGEPVKVTIDTLSGTSRIQPASDPAKHDIAFKIEASGISALDEKGVERFALGHVVYDATVDGADVRQAIAATGEVLDVYAEMIDTVIPSGPAPADPQQTLAAQAELTKKLMEPIKRMTAAYGTGGQLAATVTDLRVKAPDVQVTMDRLRIGEGYDGATAPTGTGLIEVEMAGLALAPKPPFAQWIPTDGTIRLNASGIPWTEVGTAYMKVMEASAIQLEKPEEAQQQIAQAMMEIGGILRRAGSRLDITSFRITAPEAAVDLGGSVQGKDAAAHGVTADLDLRITNLDGLIKFIQGLPDGAEAAAGLTMAQVMGREAKTDDGRSARDYDIVVDDAGKILVNGTDLAALAPKQ, from the coding sequence ATGACACGGGCGATCTCACTCCTGCTGGGCACGGCCCCGCTCTGGCTCGCCGGCAGCGCCCTGGCCCAGGCGGCGCCGGACGCCGCCGCGCTGCGCGACGGGCTGAACGAGATGCTGAAGCCGATCCTGGGCATCCAGGTGCAGCAGCAGCCGCTGTTCACGGGGCCGGTCACGGTCGAGCCGGCCGGCTCCGGCACCACCGTGGTGTTCCCGGGCATCGACCTGACGCTGAAGGGCGGGGAGAAGGGCCCGAAATCGGTGGCCGTGCACTGTGACGCCCAGACCTACCGCGCATCCCCGACCGGCGGCGCGACCTGGCGGCTGGAGAGCGACCAGCCGCTGACCTGCGTCGCCGAGCCGGAGGGCGAGCCCCGGGTCACGCTGAGCAGCCGGGCCCTGCAGGCGCATTTCGTGGTCGATCTCGACCAGAAGCTGTTCACCGAGGGCGAATGGCGGGCCCAGGCCACCGCCCTCGTCCAGGAGGGCGAGCCCGTCAAGGTCACGATCGACACCCTGTCCGGCACCAGCCGGATCCAGCCGGCTTCCGACCCGGCCAAGCACGACATCGCCTTCAAGATCGAGGCCAGCGGCATCAGCGCCCTCGACGAAAAGGGAGTGGAGCGCTTCGCCCTCGGTCATGTCGTCTACGACGCGACCGTGGACGGCGCGGATGTGCGGCAGGCCATCGCCGCCACCGGCGAGGTGCTAGACGTCTATGCCGAGATGATCGACACGGTCATCCCGTCCGGGCCGGCACCGGCGGATCCGCAGCAGACTCTCGCGGCACAGGCCGAGCTGACGAAGAAGCTGATGGAGCCGATCAAGCGCATGACGGCCGCCTACGGCACCGGCGGACAGCTTGCGGCGACGGTGACCGACCTGCGGGTGAAGGCGCCGGATGTGCAGGTGACGATGGACCGGCTGCGCATCGGCGAAGGCTATGACGGTGCGACCGCCCCGACGGGAACCGGCTTGATCGAGGTCGAGATGGCCGGTCTGGCGCTGGCGCCGAAGCCGCCTTTCGCCCAATGGATCCCGACCGACGGAACGATCCGCCTGAACGCCAGCGGCATCCCGTGGACGGAGGTCGGAACCGCCTATATGAAGGTCATGGAGGCCTCGGCGATCCAGCTCGAGAAGCCGGAGGAGGCGCAGCAGCAGATCGCGCAGGCCATGATGGAGATCGGCGGTATCCTGCGCCGGGCCGGCAGCCGGCTCGACATCACCAGCTTCCGCATCACCGCCCCCGAGGCGGCGGTCGATCTCGGCGGCTCGGTGCAGGGCAAGGATGCGGCCGCGCATGGCGTGACCGCCGATCTCGATCTCCGCATCACCAATCTCGACGGGCTGATCAAGTTCATCCAGGGGCTGCCCGACGGGGCCGAGGCGGCGGCCGGGCTGACCATGGCGCAGGTGATGGGGCGCGAGGCCAAGACCGATGACGGCCGATCGGCGCGGGACTACGACATCGTCGTCGACGACGCCGGCAAGATCCTGGTCAACGGCACCGACCTGGCCGCGCTGGCGCCCAAGCAGTAG